A window from Vidua macroura isolate BioBank_ID:100142 chromosome 20, ASM2450914v1, whole genome shotgun sequence encodes these proteins:
- the FOXN1 gene encoding LOW QUALITY PROTEIN: forkhead box protein N1 (The sequence of the model RefSeq protein was modified relative to this genomic sequence to represent the inferred CDS: deleted 2 bases in 2 codons) — translation MVSLLQDQSSIKFSPSDTLERDQQDLMKAQGDSISPVQQSDNPSYSCPPYEADTRPGRTSSESSHSPSPASPCQDPTQGRYPASQGIPCGKNKFRASFSTEKFRRCSYEENSAGSYERFLKSSRNPFHPYKRQLSEDVFQEAHQALPPEASPFKSHRSIDGFEALPGSAGAEEPEAFPTHIPNISAEQPWGSSLQYSGTGQEHGSQVMQDSDMKLRTSPLEGQPGLYCYQPQVQQMYCSSHPFHQYPSGGSYPVTYIASSHYPYQRIAPQSSQESQQPLFPKPIYSYSILIFMALKNSKTGSLPVSEIYNFMTEHFPYFKTAPDGWKNSVRHNLSLNKCFEKVENKSGNSSRKGCLWALNPAKIDKMQEELQKWKRKDPVAVRKSMAKPEELDTLIGDKSEKLRSSLVSCSPTGAAGASLSRQMAAQSHSLCEPSLSSGIPQGLHGIHASASLHAKSPLPALLGGQQPGCYTSPQGFPQIPTALLQHTPDPPSLFPAGEAQSQLRTQPSIPQDSPVPAQSPPSCGMKMLPEHSPARTVQDTLLQEGDLSNDIDALNPSLTDFDLQGNLWEELKDDSLAVDPLVLISSSPQCFPSHCQLESGGSVPSAHGSAHGSAPGSAPELQLTTLYSAFMELDTVSPSYLSNPGSKPIALM, via the exons TCCAGTATTAAATTTTCTCCTTCGGACACTCTGGAAAGGGACCAGCAGGACCTCATGAAGGCACAGGGGGATTCAATATCCCCAGTTCAGCAGAGT GATAACCCCAGTTACAGCTGCCCACCCTATGAGGCAGACACCAGGCCAGGAAGGACGAGCTCGGAATCCtctcacagccccagccccgcttCCCCATGCCAGGACCCAACCCAGGGCAGGTACCCTGCCAGCCAAGGGATCCCTTGTGGCAAGAACAAATTCAGGGCGTCCTTCAGCACGGAGAAATTCCGGCGGTGCAGCTACGAGGagaacagcgccgggagctaCGAGCGCTTCCTCAAGAGCAGCAGGAACCCCTTCCACCCTTACAAGAGGCAGCTCAGCGAGGATGTGTTCCAGGAAGCGCACCAGGCCCTGCCGCCAGAAGCTTCTCCTTTCAAAAGTCACAGGAGCATCGATGGCTTCGAGGCTCTCCCGGGATCTGCGGGCGCTGAGGAGCCGGAGGCGTTTCCCACCCACATCCCAAATATCTCCGCGGAGCAGCCGTGGGGCAGCAGCCTCCAGTACAGCGGCACGGGGCAGGAGCACGGCTCGCAGGTCATG CAGGATTCAGACATGAAGCTCAGGACATCCCCCCTGGAAGGGCAGCCTGGTTTGTATTGCTACCAGCCCCAGGTGCAGCAGATGTATTGCTCCTCACACCCTTTCCATCAG TACCCCTCAGGAGGCAGCTACCCCGTGACTTACATCGCTTCCTCGCACTACCCCTACCAAAGGATTGCTCCTCAAAGCAGCCAAGAATCTCAGCAGCCTCTGTTCCCCAAACCCATCTACTCCTACAG CATCCTGATCTTCATGGCTCTCAAAAACAGCAAGACAGGGAGTTTGCCAGTCAGTGAGATTTACAATTTCATGACGGAACATTTCCCTTACTTTAAG ACAGCTCCAGATGGTTGGAAGAATTCCGTGCGCCACAACTTATCTTTGAATAAGTGCTTTGAGAAAGTTGAGAACAAGTCAGGGAATTCTTCTCGAAAGGGCTGTTTGTGGGCTCTGAATCCAGCCAAGATTGACAAGATGCAGGAGGAGCTTCAGAAATGGAAGAGGAAAGACCCAGTTGCTGTGAGGAAGAGTATGGCAAAGCCAG AAGAGCTTGACACCCTGATAGGCGACAAGAGCGAGAAGCTGCGGTCCTCCCTGGTGTCCTGCAGCCCGACGGGCGCTGCAGGTGCCTCCCTCTCCAGGCAGATGGCAGCGCAATCCCATTCCTTGTGCGAGCCCTCGCTCTCCTCGGGGATCCCGCAGGGATTACACGGCATCCACGCCTCGGCATCTCTGCACGCCAAGAGCCCCCTGCCCGCTTTGCTG GGGGGGCAGCAGCCCGGATGCTACACATCCCCCCAGGgcttcccccaaatccccaccgCGCTGCTGCAGCACACG CCCGACCCTCCGAGCCTGTTCCCTGCTGGGGAGGCTCAAAGCCAGCTCCGGACTCAGCCCAGCATCCCTCAGGATTCCCCAGTGCCGGCTCAGAGCCCCCCGAGCTGCGGGATGAAGATGCTGCCCGAGCATTCCCCGGCCAGGACGGTGCAGGACacgctgctgcaggagggagacCTCAGCAATGACATCGATGCTCTTAATCCATCCCTCACTGATTTTGATCTCCAAG GGAATCTTTGGGAGGAGCTGAAAGACGACAGCCTGGCCGTGGATCCCCTTGTCCTCATTTCATCATCCCCGCAGTGTTTTCCCTCGCACTGCCAGCTGGAGAGCGGCGGCAGCGTCCCCAGCGCGCACGGGAGCGCGCACGGGAGCGCGCCCGGGAGCGCGCCGGAGCTGCAGCTCACCACGCTCTACTCCGCCTTCATGGAGCTGGACACGGTGTCCCCTTCCTACCTGAGCAACCCCGGCTCCAAACCCATCGCCTTGATGTGA